The Spiroplasma litorale nucleotide sequence AAATAGCAGTTATAATTCAAAATTTAGGAAATACATTTCTAGCTATTTGATTTTTTTATTTGGTAATCACAATTTACCTAAGTCCTAAAAAAAGATCTGCGATTGATGCAAAACTAAATATTAAAATTTATTCTTTAAAATTTATAAATCAAAATCAATCTAAAAAATATGTAAACGTAGTTGAAGAAAATTATATACCAGGGGTTATTAATATGAATGAATTAATTGAAAATAAATCAATAGAGTTTAAGAAAACAGAAAACCTAATCCAAGGCTGAGTTGAAAACTCATTCATTAATGGTGCAGTAATTAAGATTCAAAAAGGTAAGTCTTTAATTTATGAAAATGTTTTTGGTTATAATAATTTAAAAGAAAAAACTTTGATGAAAAGTAATACTATATTTAAAGGATATTCTATTACAAAAATGCTAACTGCAATTGGAACTTTAATTTTAGCGGATAAGAATTTAATATCATTAAACGATGAAGTATCTAAATACTTACCATGATTTAAAAATATGAAAGTTTATGAAAACGGAGAAATAAAAGAAGCGAAAAATAAAATTAAAATTTATCATCTATTAACAATGACTAGTGGCTTAGTTTATGGGGGTAAAACAACTCAAAGCGAGCATCAAACAGAAAAACTTTTATTAAAAATCCGCAATAAAGAATTTGCCAATGATGAATTTATGAAAATGGTATGTGATATACCTTTGGAGTTTGAACCTGGAACATCTTGAAAGTATGGAATATCATATGATGTTTTAAGTGCATTAATTGAAAAAGCTATAGGTAGTTCATTCAGAAATTTTATAAAAGAAAATATATTAGATAGACTTAATATGAATGATACTGATTTTTATATGATTGATAAACTTAGAGAAGCTTGTGTATACAAAGTATTAAATGAAAATGAAAAAAATAAATTAATAAAACTAGATAATTTTAATTACTTACTTCAAGATATTGAAAAAGTGCCGAATATTTCTATGGGTGGTTCGGGTATATTTACAACTTGTGAAGATTATTTTAAATTTTTAAAATTTTTACTTACAGGAAATGATAAAAATAATGTAAAATTATTATCTGATGAAATGTTAATACAAATGAGAAGCGATCAAGTTCATCTTTTAAAAAAATTTTTATATATGAATATAAATGAAGATTATAGTTATGGTTATGGAGTAAGGGTCAGATTATCAAACCAAATAGAACCATTAACTTCTATTGGTCAATTCGGATGAGATGGTTTACTTGGATCTAGTTGTATAGTTGATCCAAAAAATGAGCTCATAGTTTGTTTTATGACAAGTGTTAAACAAAAAGATGACAAAATTGTTAAAGAGTTATCAAAAGCAATTTATGAAGATATTAATATGCAATAGGAGGTAAGATGGATAATTATCTAGAAGATTTAAACAAGGAACAATTAGAAGCTGTTATAAATATAGATAGGCCAGTAAGAATAATAGCTGGAGCTGGTAGTGGAAAAACAAAAGTCATTACTTCCAAAATAGTTTATCTAATTAAAAATCAAGGTATAGCACCAAAAAAAATTTTAGCAGTAACATTTACTAACAAGGCTGCAAATGAAATGAAGTCAAGGGTTATAAAAGCTTTGCCTGAAATTGATAATACACCAATGATAACCACATTTCATGCTTTTTGTGTGAGGGTTCTTAGAGAAGATGGTGATTGCATTGGTCTATCAAGAGACTTTGTTATTGTCGATGCAAGTGAACAAGCTAAAATTATTAATAAAATAAAAAAAAGACTTGGTATCTTTGATGATTTAACAATTAATAATAAAAAAATTTCTTATAAATTAAGTAAATGAAAGTCTGAAAAGAAGTCAATTGAAGAATTACAAGAAACTATTTTTAATAATGATGAAAAAAAATTAATCAGAATATATGATGCCTATATAAAAGAATTTGATGAAAATAACTATGTTGATTTTGATGACCTTATACTTAAGACACATTTATTATTTTCTTCTGATAAAAATACTCTTTTAAAATGAAGAAATAGATTTGATTACATTTTAGTTGATGAATTCCAAGACACAAATTATCCACAATTTGATTTAATTCGTTGAGTAAGTAAGGAAAATAATCTAACAGTTGTTGGAGATCCAGACCAAACCATATATTCTTGAAGGGGTGCAAAAGTAAAAATAATACTAGATTTTAGTAAAGTATTTCCAAATTCAAAAACTATATTTTTAAATCAAAATTATAGATCTACTAAAAGCATATTAAATTTAGCAAATCAATTTATAAGTCTAAATCAAAATAGGGAAGAAAAGATTATACATACAAATAACCATGAAGGTAAAAGTATTAAAATTAATGAGGCATCAACAAGAATCAGTGAAGCTAAAATTGTTGCCAATAAAATTCAAGAAATAGTAAAATCTAAAAAATACAGTTATTCAGATATTTATGTTTTATATAGAATAAATGCTTGATCCCAAGAATTTGAAAAAGAGTTTCAAAATAAGGGTATTCCATTTCAATTAATTGGAGGATTTAAGTTTAAAGATAGAAAAGTAATTAAAGACGTTACAGCAATGCTTAAGGCTGTATCTTTTAAAGATGATATTTCAGTAGAACATTTTCTTTCACTAACTCCTAAGGTTGGACAAGTTTCAATAGAAAAACTAGTTCAAAAAGCTTATGAAATCAATTCGAGTCTATTTGATTTGGTAACAAAAAACCTTGAAATTGCTTTAACAATAAACAAAAATCTTAAGGAAGTGAGTTCCGCACTTATTAAAGGAAGTGAACTATCAGAAACTAATTTTTCTGTTCAAGAAACATGTAAAAAAGTTATTAATTTATCTGGATATATGTCAAGGTTTAATGTTAATGATAAAGAGGACCAAGAAGCAATAAATAATATAAATGCCTATTATGACCAGATGGCTAACTATGATAATGAGTATAACTTCTCAAATGACTCTAATGTTGTTAAAGATTTTTTGTATAGTGAGGCTTTAATTTCTGATCAAGATGATTTAAAAACTTTAAATAAAGTCACATTACTTACAATTCATGCAGCGAAGGGATTGGAAAATAAAGTTGTCTTTATAGTAGGGCTAAATCGTGATGTTTTTCCTTCATATATGAGTTTTATGTCAAAAGACTCACTAGAAGAAGAAAGACGAGCATTTTATGTTGCGATCACAAGGGCTAAAGAAGAACTTTATATATCTTATGTTTCAGGTGAATATTCACACATATCTAAAGGGGAACTAATTCAATCAAAATTTATTGAAGAACTTGACCCTAAATTATATGAAATTGAAAAAAATATATACTTTCACCCTGATAATACATATACAAGCACAAAAGCTTCAAATATTAATTTAAAAGATAAAGTGGAAGAAAAATTGAAAAAAATTAATTTAATAAAAGGTGATATCATTGACCATATTGTATTTGGTAAAGGTAGTGTAGTTAAAATACAAGATAAATATATTTCAATCGCTTTTGAAGACCCTAAACAAGGGGTAAAAATGGTTCCAATAAATTCTTCAACTTGGAAAAAAATTTAATTTTATTTGAAAATATTTGTATATTTATTGTATATAATGAAAGGGTAATAAAAAAGGAGGAAGACTAATGACTTCATTTAAAGCAAAAGTTATAGATCCAGTAGGGTTACATGCTAGACCTGCTTCAGTATTAACAAAAGAAGCATCAAAATTCACATCAGAGATTAAGATTAAAACAGGTGATAAAGAAGGTAACCTAAAATCTATCATGAACGTAATGGCATTAGCAGTAAAATCAGGTTCTGAAATCATTATTGAAGCATCAGGAGATGATGAAAAAGAAGCTATAGCTGCAATCGAACAAGCTATGAAAGATAATTCTATAATTTAATAAATTAATTTTCATATAATGTATAAAGTAAAAAAATACAATTATAGGTATTTTTTTTTCTCTAATTAGGAAGGAATACTATGGCAAAACAAAAAAATGATTATTATAATGAATCGGTATCACCAGTTGAGTATGCATTAAATAAGTTTAAGGGAAAAATGCGTTCAGTTAACTGAAATGTGATTAATGATGACAAGGACTTAGAAGTTTGAAATAGAGCAACTCAAAATTTCTGATTACCAGAAAAAGTACCAGTTTCAAATGACCTAGTTTCTTGAAAAACACTTGAGCCCAAATGACAACAACTGATAACTCGTACCTTTACAGGATTGACATTGCTTGACACAATACAAGCAACTATCGGAGACATTGCTCAAATACCTAATTCTTTAACAGATCATGAACAAGTTGTATATGCTAACTTTTCTTTTATGGTTGCTGTTCATGCAAGGTCTTATGGAACAATTTTTTCTACATTATGTTCAAGTGAACAAATCGAAGAAGCGCACGAATGAGTTATAAATACTAAAAGTTTACAAGACAGAGCTAGAATTTTAATACCTTTTTACACTGGTGATGATATTTTAAAATCTAAAGTAGCTGCTGCTTTAATGCCTGGTTTTTTATTGTATGGAGGTTTTTACTTACCATTTTACTTATCTGCAAGAGGTAAACTATCTAATACATCAGATATAATTAGACTTATTTTAAGAGACAAAGTTATTCATAATTATTACAGTGGTTATAAGTATCAAAAAAAAGTACAAAAATTAAGTCCTGATAAACAAGCGGAAATGAAAAAGTTTGTATTCGACTTATTGTATGAATTAATTGATTTAGAAAAAAAATATTTACTTGAGTTATACGATGGATTCGGTATAGCAGATGATGCGATTAGATTTAGTGTGTATAATGCTGGTAAATTTTTACAAAACCTTGGTTATGAATCACCATTCTCAGAAGAAGAAACAAGAATTGATCCTGAGATATTTACCCAGTTATCAGCAAGAGCCGATGAAAACCATGACTTCTTTTCTGGTAATGGGTCATCTTATATAATGGGTGTTACTGAAGAGACAGAAGACTCTGATTGAGAGTTTTAGTTTATGCATGACGATATTAAATTAGTGGATGATTCTGAAATTGTTAAACCAACCGGAAAAGTTCATGTTGTGTATTTTTCATCCATATCAAACAATACCCACAGATTTATAGAAAAATTAGAAATTGATAATTCTAGAATTCCATATGAATTAGAAAATGAACTTAAAATATCAAAAGACTATGTTTTAATTACTCCAACATATGGTGGAGGCGGTAAAGATACTGCTGGTGCTGTACCAAAACAGGTTATCAAATTTTTAAATGATGAAAATAATAGAAAATATTGTAGAGGAGTTGTTGCTTCTGGTAACACTAATTTTGGTGACTCTTTTGCAATTGCTGGACCAATACTTTCTAAAAAACTTAATGTTCCTTTGCTTTATCAATTTGAGCTTTTGGGAACAAGCCACGATGTGGTTACTTTAAAAAAAATTCTTAATGATTTTTGAAACGAAGGGAATTAATAATAATATGAACAATAAAAAAGATGTCATAGACACAGAAGAATATATAAAACTTAATGCAAGGTCAAAAATTTTTGTAAAAGATAAAGATAACTTCATTCTTGATAAAGAAGCAGCCAAATTATATATTGAACAAAAAATTGTTCCAAATACTATGAAGTTCAATAGTATTGAAGAAAGAATTAATTACTTAGTTCAAAATGAATATT carries:
- a CDS encoding HPr family phosphocarrier protein, whose product is MTSFKAKVIDPVGLHARPASVLTKEASKFTSEIKIKTGDKEGNLKSIMNVMALAVKSGSEIIIEASGDDEKEAIAAIEQAMKDNSII
- a CDS encoding serine hydrolase domain-containing protein — its product is MEKQKVKNKTEFKEPSVYIMLLARIIDILLSSVPMILIYIFLKVESLQSALILFFSFNFSFFIYFILLPYLLKGNTIGKFVCLLRLKNEGNKNLFLCILRRELYFLYIPFIVQTLLQIVALLFFRYYQPGNSDMNSNGWKIAVIIQNLGNTFLAIWFFYLVITIYLSPKKRSAIDAKLNIKIYSLKFINQNQSKKYVNVVEENYIPGVINMNELIENKSIEFKKTENLIQGWVENSFINGAVIKIQKGKSLIYENVFGYNNLKEKTLMKSNTIFKGYSITKMLTAIGTLILADKNLISLNDEVSKYLPWFKNMKVYENGEIKEAKNKIKIYHLLTMTSGLVYGGKTTQSEHQTEKLLLKIRNKEFANDEFMKMVCDIPLEFEPGTSWKYGISYDVLSALIEKAIGSSFRNFIKENILDRLNMNDTDFYMIDKLREACVYKVLNENEKNKLIKLDNFNYLLQDIEKVPNISMGGSGIFTTCEDYFKFLKFLLTGNDKNNVKLLSDEMLIQMRSDQVHLLKKFLYMNINEDYSYGYGVRVRLSNQIEPLTSIGQFGWDGLLGSSCIVDPKNELIVCFMTSVKQKDDKIVKELSKAIYEDINMQ
- the nrdI gene encoding class Ib ribonucleoside-diphosphate reductase assembly flavoprotein NrdI, whose translation is MHDDIKLVDDSEIVKPTGKVHVVYFSSISNNTHRFIEKLEIDNSRIPYELENELKISKDYVLITPTYGGGGKDTAGAVPKQVIKFLNDENNRKYCRGVVASGNTNFGDSFAIAGPILSKKLNVPLLYQFELLGTSHDVVTLKKILNDFWNEGN
- a CDS encoding ATP-dependent helicase encodes the protein MDNYLEDLNKEQLEAVINIDRPVRIIAGAGSGKTKVITSKIVYLIKNQGIAPKKILAVTFTNKAANEMKSRVIKALPEIDNTPMITTFHAFCVRVLREDGDCIGLSRDFVIVDASEQAKIINKIKKRLGIFDDLTINNKKISYKLSKWKSEKKSIEELQETIFNNDEKKLIRIYDAYIKEFDENNYVDFDDLILKTHLLFSSDKNTLLKWRNRFDYILVDEFQDTNYPQFDLIRWVSKENNLTVVGDPDQTIYSWRGAKVKIILDFSKVFPNSKTIFLNQNYRSTKSILNLANQFISLNQNREEKIIHTNNHEGKSIKINEASTRISEAKIVANKIQEIVKSKKYSYSDIYVLYRINAWSQEFEKEFQNKGIPFQLIGGFKFKDRKVIKDVTAMLKAVSFKDDISVEHFLSLTPKVGQVSIEKLVQKAYEINSSLFDLVTKNLEIALTINKNLKEVSSALIKGSELSETNFSVQETCKKVINLSGYMSRFNVNDKEDQEAINNINAYYDQMANYDNEYNFSNDSNVVKDFLYSEALISDQDDLKTLNKVTLLTIHAAKGLENKVVFIVGLNRDVFPSYMSFMSKDSLEEERRAFYVAITRAKEELYISYVSGEYSHISKGELIQSKFIEELDPKLYEIEKNIYFHPDNTYTSTKASNINLKDKVEEKLKKINLIKGDIIDHIVFGKGSVVKIQDKYISIAFEDPKQGVKMVPINSSTWKKI
- the nrdF gene encoding class 1b ribonucleoside-diphosphate reductase subunit beta translates to MAKQKNDYYNESVSPVEYALNKFKGKMRSVNWNVINDDKDLEVWNRATQNFWLPEKVPVSNDLVSWKTLEPKWQQLITRTFTGLTLLDTIQATIGDIAQIPNSLTDHEQVVYANFSFMVAVHARSYGTIFSTLCSSEQIEEAHEWVINTKSLQDRARILIPFYTGDDILKSKVAAALMPGFLLYGGFYLPFYLSARGKLSNTSDIIRLILRDKVIHNYYSGYKYQKKVQKLSPDKQAEMKKFVFDLLYELIDLEKKYLLELYDGFGIADDAIRFSVYNAGKFLQNLGYESPFSEEETRIDPEIFTQLSARADENHDFFSGNGSSYIMGVTEETEDSDWEF